The Dreissena polymorpha isolate Duluth1 chromosome 9, UMN_Dpol_1.0, whole genome shotgun sequence genome contains the following window.
ACTAAAATAGTTAGCTATATTTACAAGCAAAAGACAAGTTAATTTGCTTAAACTGAACAATTACCTAAACTAACGTGTATCCTTACTGTCATGTTTTGCAATACAcaatgtttttatcatttttcgaaattttctgaataaaaaaattgtttctggaGGTATACGTATTAAAATACACAACAGATTTAGCAAAGATGGTTGTTAactatggcgtgtcaaacgttgcaaaattcaatgtttccatatgtatgtggtttatttatatacagtttatatgttgtatatttctatttgtgtgtggtataattgcatatatatgctGTATGAATTCATATGGTAAAAtccgatatatgtattgcataacaaatatatgttgtataatttcatgtTTATGtacgatattttcatatatatgttctaaaagttcataaatgtatgcaatattttgatatatatgtggtataattcCGATATAGTGTTGTATAACTTTCAAAATATGTGTGGGTTATAAacgtatataaacatatatatgcaaCTATACcccacacaaatggaaatatacaacatttatatacaaataaaccacatacatatggaaacattgaattttgcaacgtttgacacgccatagtaaacatacatgtttgattatatttattGTACGTGTCACTATTGCCTTTTGTTTACCGTTAAATATGTCTTCATAACGATTTCCCAAACGTGTGAAATTAATTAAGATAGAGTGCGTAagcatatttctttttaaacagGTCATGCAATTGCTTCAGGTTTAAGACAGTGCGCTAATACGCCAACTGTGATGAATTGGATGGACGCCCAAAATATTTGCACGTCCAAGGGCAATTTGTGGGACCCGTTACCAATCGATAAAATCAAACAATATGTTCATTGGATTGCGGAAAATGAATTCGTTTGGCTTCCAAAGTACCCAGGTGGCAAACTTGTTGAATTAAATGGTAAGTTGATTTACCGGTTATTTATTTGCATACGTTGTGTAAAAATTGACCTTGCACTTGAAAGGATGTCTCCGTAAATGGTCTGATGCGACGTTTCAATTGTTTTAAATGGAGttcttttacaattataaaatttatattatttagcATGTTATGTTAAAGATCACTGCAGAAAATATACTGTTTcctgtttttttattttcaaataaacactGCATTTCGATTAGATTATCAAATAATGTGACATGTGTCTCATGTCGACAATGCGTGTGcaaataaaaacttatatttatGTAATGCTTTTCTTTGGTGTCTAGGGCAATATCGCACATCAACAGTATACTTTAATGTCCCAAAACAAAACCGAAAAAACGTCCAAAATAACGATATGTTTTTCTGCCTTGccttttacatttctttaaataatcaCGCCAGGCTGTTATGATTCCCGCGAAAATTTACAGCTTATCTCCTTGACAAAGAACTACAATGGTGaaaaagaatataattaaaataattatcgcTTGTGAGGGTGAATAACATAATTTTACCCAATCGTTATCATGAAAGTCAAATACAGTTTGTGAATTAAATCCCTCGAAGCCAAGACAAGTTCCATATAGTCATGACAATTCCATTCTACTTTCGAAACTTTGATATCGAAATGAGGTCATAGTACTGCGCGAAACATAACGACGCTGTTTTGAAATAGCGCCATGACATCATGATTGTGCGATTTCGTTAAGTATTGCCGTGCAACATACATAAAATAGAGACTTTTGATATGTGTTTTACTAGTAtatcaaatacatgtttattcTAGCCTTTCAAGTATACACAAAAAATAGTTAAAAGAACTGTATTTTTTCAGGCTCGGGCAATAATGGTTATTTGCAAAAACGTTGGCGTAATTTTCTCAACAGTTCACACACCGATGAAAATGCTATTCGATTCTGTAATCTTTTAATTGAATTAAAAGTAATATCGTGTTTACTCGATTATTTAATAATAGCCCTTTGCAACTTATTTATGGACATGTTCATGTTATTCGATCTATGTATTTTCGAATTATTTGGAAATTTCAGACTCAGTTTCATTGTGTTTGAGCGCAGAGCGTTTAGAGAATCTGAGTTTTACATGGCGCTTCGAGAACTGCGCAAACTCTCACGGCTATGTCTGCGCGGACGGTATGTGAAGGCAAACTTTAAAATgcaatccagattagcctgtgaagtccgcacaggctaagcagggacgacaacTTTCCACTtctatgatattttctgtttaaagaaagtgtctttttagcaaaaatctagttaagttgcggactacacaggctcatctggaacgcacatgcattaaacccttttttcactgAATCGGCCCAAATGGAAAAGCCACCCGATATCAACCATATTGTTTTTCCcttaatgtttgtattattttatcaatCTCGCATAACTTTAACCGAAAATATAGGTCGTATATTACCTAAAAGTTGATACATCGCCCACATATACGATAGGTAGGTCAGCTTAACATAGTttcgttatttattttttaaacaatacacaaGTGATATACCACTTTTGCATTATTTTGAAAGACTACAGTATTTGAAAActtattgtaattaatttaataaaatatataacatacgtTTGCCAATATAATAAAAAGGAGCAAACACTATTACCAACTAAACCATAAATAACGCATGGGGTTAGGTCGACACAAAAACTATGGTCGTCCTAAGGTAACTTTAGTtgaaacaaacaattgttttgacgCTTTATGTTAAATCTGCTAGACACATTTTCAGATCCTGACAAGTTTGCCCCACATATGATTAGCCTTAATGCTGTTCGTCTGAATACGATGTTTGAAGTCATAGTTGGAACTAGCACTACACGCGATTTTACTAAAGATACTAATCAAGGTAACGAACGTTACGTTAATATAACGAAGTGAAACTCCAGATGCTGTAGAAGTATTTTAAGCAGActtttacaaaattatatttacGTACGGCACTCAAACATAGTTGAACAATGTTTTTAATGGATCACCGATGGacacttattttcaaataaatgtttatggtTAAGCTTTTTGTCATTCTCTTATGCACTTCccaaattattttgtattttgttatctgttttgaacatgaacaaaaaataagcaaaaataacaaacaaaataattgttcgAATCATCGCTTGAATCCCATGCAATTGTTTCATAAGCCTTAACAACAGTTAAGGGACATAAACATTTGAACGCTCATTAGAAACCTCTTGGCGATGGTGACTTTGTCAATTAGAATCTAGTATTGTGATAGTCAAATCATATTCATTTTCAACTAAAGCGTAGTTGGCAAATAGAATTGTTCATTGTTAAAACACAACAAGAGACAGTTTAGTATAATACAGACAGACGagcggacggaaggacggacgaacggacggacggactggaGAGCGGGCGGTCGAGCTGGCGGGTGGGCGGGCCTCCGGGCGGGCGGggggcgggcggacggacggacggacgggtgGGCGGTTGGGCaagcgggctggcgggcgggcggacggaaggacggatggaaagacagacagacagacagacaggcaggcagacagacggacagaaaggACGGACGGACCACCGGACGGACGGAAAGGCCGGTAGgaagacagacaaacagacagacagacagacaaacagacagacagacacacagacagacaggaaGACAGACAGAAACTgtatttgacttgcacaatgtacatttTCAAAATCACTTGTGGCTGGTATTGGTATGTCAACATTTATATGCgcagaaaataaatatcaacgcacataaatatgtacaaaacaaatatatattaagtacAGGGGATGCACAATTGGTCAATTACGTTATTCGAGTTAACACATTCgatcttataaaaacaaaaactttctttacaaataaacacaattgtattaGTTCAGACCTATCGGTTGATTGTAGTAGTGTACATACTTAAAACGGATTGATTAACATagtattatttaatgtatttctttattatataCACAAATTTTGAACTAAAAAATACCCAATTCAATTCGTACTAAATATCCgtgacattaaaaaaatattgtttccatTATCTACCAGTCTGTAAACGAAGGTTGTGATCATATAATATAAATCGACATAAATAAAATCTTAAATATTTCTGTACTTTGTGTTGTTATATCTCATATCcaagatttaaaataaatgttctatATATGCCTAACTGTGAAATATCTTCAAGTGTACGGTACAAATATTgtgaatataaaattaataatacgAACGTTTTGATCAAATGTTGGTATGAAATTAATGATTGTAATATGAGACACACATGCTTTATTCCTTATACTAGTATCGTAAGGAAATCATGTGCTATTGCCACTTTTTAGGTACACGTGCTTGAATAAAAAACTATACTATTGAAGctatacattatattatttatccGTCAAAAATAAGCAATTCTAAATATATCAAATGGCGACCATCTATAGAGAATGAGATCTGAGATAGGTGGTCCTTTGGGAGCTGTCATTCCATTAAGCAAATATCACGGACATGTGACTCTTTTCTTCTAATTAATTTAGATACAAAAACAAAGTCGACTACTCTAACTACATCacgaaaaacaaaaaaatcaagatCGCCGACGACGGTCATACCCAGCACAATAACTTCATCATTAATATCGCCCTCAACTGACACAACTAACACGACACAGGAAAAAACAACAGAGCCGACTCCGTCTTCGATAAAATATTCCACAGCTACGAATACATCAACAAGCGCCATGCATAATGTTACATTTGGAGAGTCTTCACGAGGTGAGCATACTGTACAATCGTTAATCGAGGTAATGCACTTATTTATGCGAGTAATTAGTTGTGTATTGCAAAATattcttcattattttcattaacacTACAAGCCACATCAGTACTAAGTTGTTAACAAACCATAACTAACGACCATTTGTACATAACACAACATTGAAAAGGTACTATTTTATCATGATTTAAATCAACCTTATAACATTATATTCGGAAATAGTTAAATAGTGTTGTATTATACATATTTCGCATCATGCAGAGTTCTTCATCATACATAGGCTATATAATCAATAAGTGTTGTCCATTAAAACTTGATAAGGAGGTTAACctgaaaaatattcataaacCTAGATCTAAATAAAATGGTccgatatatattattattattattattttggaaGTATTGTATTATTTACGACCACCTTAAAGAAATAAAAGATGATCTAAAGGGATACGTGTCGTCATATGCAATCTGTTTTATTGACAGTGAAATTATATTAAACGTTGAAAACCTTAAGCACGTTTTGAAGCAAAAGCAGTACACCATTAGTAATACGTTGCATACAtaagtatataaattatatattttacaaattataaagaaTACATGCGTTAATTATGATAAGTTGCTTACTTAATACAGATGAACATGTATTAACAATTTTGCAAATTGTTGTTGCCTACCCAAACACAGGTATAAAGATGATAAAAGTGTTGAAACTTGAAATTTCTAACAAGTTGAGCACTTACGATCAAAAAAATTATATCCTTTTTGTGAACGCACACCTTGCGATACTTTTAAcaacaattatatttaattatttaatattattggtATCTCATTTGATTGTTTAACTTAACCATGATAGGTAATGATTTGCAACGTTAGAATCTTTTAACAAGCCATACTTTTTTAGTAGAACAAATTCGTAAATAGAAATCTCTGCTAATAAGGCAAACTTAAATAAGTTAAGTATcgtttttttctaatttgttgtactcaataataatttaaatataaacagagtCAGTCATATTTTATCCTATCTGGTTATAGAAAATACTGTTGAAAAGCGGTGAAATAGAAACGGTAAATAATTCGTATTCATTTCTTGTGACACCGCTTAGTTATAGCACGCTGTTCATTATATTAAACGGTTATTTGACATTGAACTGTACGTTGTCAACTGCTACAGTTAGCAAACTATGCCATCATTTTGTTGATCACCTGTGTTGCTTGAAAAGAAAAGGTGATCGATAATCATTCTTAGCACCTTTGGTTTAAGTGAATTTAAAATAGTTTGCTCCATTGGCACATGGATCTAATTAATTAAGTTCTGAGAGAAGAACTTACTGGGGAAAATTGGGTTGTCAATTATTTAGTGAGAATTTGTGAATTGTGGCAACGGTATCCAGCAACAAAAATGTTTCCGTTTCGTAAACAAATTTCGCAAGAACAAGTTTGGTTGTTCCTAAAATTTGATCgtcaataattattgttaaaacatttttaagtatTAACTGCGTTTCATTAATATTGCAAATTTAATAGATAACTTAGAATaatcacttttttattttaaataaaaaaaatgacattacTTATAAACAAGTAGATAAGTTAAATTAGTAGTTCATGTTAACGACGAAAAAGAGAAATAGTGTGTAAATTCCAAAACATGTTAATGAACAGTCCCTATGGCGTATTGATCAATTAACATGAAAATACGAGTTTAAAAAATTCCTAAAATCGCTTTAATTATTAATGATTATATGTTATACTAACACTGTTTTTTACTTGCGACAGTACTAAAAGAAAGCATTTCGATAATCAATGAAGTTTATCAAATcctatgttttcataataatattttttatctaagGATCTGATGACACCAAAGACTCTACGACAGTCATCTGGTTTGTCATCGGAGGAATAGGGATAGTGGGTTTTATTGTGGGCACAATAGGCACTGTGTATGGCTGTCGTCGTGAAGATTGTCGACGACTTTCAAGACAGAGCTTGAAACGATTCAGAAATGggtattcttaaactattctctTTCATCGTCTGTTGTAATGTTCGCTTCTGTTACATCAATTATTAAAGCACAAAGTCAATGTGGACAGAGGCACACGTTCACAAACTAATTTTATAcgactttttattttttaattttacagacAGACGATCATCAGCATGGATCCTGGGTCAAATGCCGTTGCAGGACAGCCGTTAAGTTCAGTAGGCGTGCAGCCCGACCTAACACACATGTATATACACGCAGTAAGTATATCTTATTGGAGGAATAGATCTAAAGGATAACATGCATTTGCTAGTTCAATTTATCCTGGCGGTTCCTATGAAGTTTAAGAACGTTTACAATCTTTTGTTTGCATGAGATTGTTTAAGCAATGACGCATTTGACAACTGTTTTATCTTTAATTCTGAAAGACATTCAATTTATTGCGCCATGTCAGTATCATTGCAACAAACTTCCTGGAAACTCCGCTAATATGGGCGTAAATTAGGCTTGATTGTAAGATAAAAAAAGGGCTGGAGCTATTCTTAAACTGTCCTTATTATCCAACTTTAAAACTGTCTGTGTTTTTTATACGTGGCATTTTCAGTTTGTGTTATGTTCTATTTAAACAGATTAATGACGAGTACGAAGAGATAAAGTCGGACAGGACAATTGAAGTTAATCTCATTTCTCAGTCAGTAGGTGAGTACATTATGCAGAGGCTACACTCCAAGACGTGACGGGGACCACACTTAGCTAATGGTAGATCGTTACAACAGTTTTACACAACACATGGGACAAAATTGACTTGAATGAAATAGTTTTTTCAGACGTATGAATCGAAGTTAACTTTTCCGATATAATGTATAATACTCATATCGatttcttaacaatatatatgtgtatatatatctTAAGTGCGTATGTAAAGCTTTCGTGAATTGTGCGGACATCtgtattatttgaatattttgtctATACATCGATCGAGTGTGCATACCTAATTCGTTTGAACAATCTTAATTAAATAGAATTTTAAACAATGATTACACGTTACAGgcacacatttaaaaatttaaaggTCTTAAGTAAACTTTACATCACGCATAACTTCATAACAGACCACCTGATTGGTCTGAAATTCTAGCAgtgaaattttatatttttacttcGCATGAATCAGTCAGACTATTTTTCTACAATATTATTGGTTTGTTGAAGAGCCTAACAAGTTGACCTTTATTTTACAAACCGTAAATAGGACACAAATATTTAAAGTTCATTTGTTTCTTTTCAACCGGCACCCATTTTTTTCGTGTGCCGCCCATATATTAAAGGCGCTGTTTGTATGAACATACTTACCTATGCGGTTTGCAGGATTTTTCAGCATTTTGTTGGAGACGttgacacaatatttttttattttataccgCTGATCAATAACACAAACTAACGAGGTCAGCGTTTAGTGATATAAAGTCCCCAACACAATTTTAGTCTTGTCTAGATCAAACACTATATTTCTTCTCTgcaatatttaatgatttttgagtAAGACCTGCACActctttaaaagtattttttgtaAGAAAGTCCAAATAGTACATGTAAAAGGATCATTTATCTGCGTAATAAGAGACTGCTCATGATTAATCGTTACTTTTTCAGCATTTAAAGAATAatgaaattatgtttatatatgatTATGTAATGATTGTTGAGAGTTCCTTTTGTTTTGATATTCAAAGGTGCCatatatgatattttctgtttactaTTTAACTTCACACAATTGACCAAAAAGTTGTGCGTTCACGTGGACTGCAAAGTGCTATAAATCTCGGTGTGCGTGAATAGATAACATGACTGATATATGTTGAATTACGTATTAATATAACAAGAAAAGACAAGACGAAAcaagacagacattttattcgaGATCGGTACAGAGTACATAatctagaaaataatgtgattaaaattaatacaataaattaGTGGTCAGTTTGTTTAGgtaatgtttttaacaaaaaatcaaatattgattCAAATACAGTGTACAGACTACGTAACATACACATGGGGAATGATGTACGATGTCAATGTTTAAGCCTCAAAGGCGGGCTTATAGATGTCGCGCGTTCAATTGTTAGTGAATATGTGTTTTGTTAGGTCGGTTTTTAGTGTTCTCTGTGTTATGGGTACATCCTATGAGatcgtaaatataatattattacgAGTATTCTTCGTGTACATAACTTTCTTCATTCACAATCTTATCTAACAGTTGTATCTCTCGTTTGTAGAAGACAACAGCGTTTATTATGAAATCGATCCCGACGACATTATTGAGCGTGAAGTAACACCAATATACTGGTCTCCCAAGGTATGTTGTATCATTTAATTAATGCAACTATATACGCTtcgtatgtatgtattgtatggtacaatttttttaatttaaattaaatttaaattaaattttaatttttaattgagCAACATACGATTGGATTTCGAGTAAGGCTACTTAGATACAAGCATTCGTCTACTTTACCTACTAGGATTTGCAATTTTTAATATGAACTGTAAATTGCTTTCGTGAATTCAAATAGATTTATGTGCATACCTTGAAGCCTGTCCGAAAAACAATATTTGCGGTTCC
Protein-coding sequences here:
- the LOC127845353 gene encoding uncharacterized protein LOC127845353 isoform X2, which gives rise to MNWMDAQNICTSKGNLWDPLPIDKIKQYVHWIAENEFVWLPKYPGGKLVELNDSVSLCLSAERLENLSFTWRFENCANSHGYVCADDTKTKSTTLTTSRKTKKSRSPTTVIPSTITSSLISPSTDTTNTTQEKTTEPTPSSIKYSTATNTSTSAMHNVTFGESSRGSDDTKDSTTVIWFVIGGIGIVGFIVGTIGTVYGCRREDCRRLSRQSLKRFRNGQTIISMDPGSNAVAGQPLSSVGVQPDLTHMYIHAINDEYEEIKSDRTIEVNLISQSVEDNSVYYEIDPDDIIEREVTPIYWSPKVRVTHQFDGSLELRSMSQEPSYAIGRIAASSAPVEKPCVVDKKTTECRSRKE
- the LOC127845353 gene encoding uncharacterized protein LOC127845353 isoform X1, which produces MNWMDAQNICTSKGNLWDPLPIDKIKQYVHWIAENEFVWLPKYPGGKLVELNDSVSLCLSAERLENLSFTWRFENCANSHGYVCADDPDKFAPHMISLNAVRLNTMFEVIVGTSTTRDFTKDTNQDTKTKSTTLTTSRKTKKSRSPTTVIPSTITSSLISPSTDTTNTTQEKTTEPTPSSIKYSTATNTSTSAMHNVTFGESSRGSDDTKDSTTVIWFVIGGIGIVGFIVGTIGTVYGCRREDCRRLSRQSLKRFRNGQTIISMDPGSNAVAGQPLSSVGVQPDLTHMYIHAINDEYEEIKSDRTIEVNLISQSVEDNSVYYEIDPDDIIEREVTPIYWSPKVRVTHQFDGSLELRSMSQEPSYAIGRIAASSAPVEKPCVVDKKTTECRSRKE